In the genome of Plasmodium cynomolgi strain B DNA, scaffold: 0017, whole genome shotgun sequence, one region contains:
- a CDS encoding hypothetical protein (putative) — protein sequence MVELSFKERKKGTILNEFDYMENFDELVNSVNDKIKELKKTNDLSEFVYKCKELGKYLDNHRKECVKCYEGEFVQSHLNFDSVIHPLLSEFTNYGGCPRHWRNEDDERINLIRELNKFCEQKEEHFKSKQSIIEKYFSGFSPQIKLLYDCNTADSALFEDITNYCNKCVQIVSASIDVSNVQYFVTEGIHTLPDDNSQYVINDKSDLNYTSKKYGLGNILYYGDIFYYDEHDDIHTVTLKDSSCTDNTYNIVQVPTPKVNQTVHDTEVPQKREISEVSAASKISEQFVSSPINNIPESEEPSTLNHYKENQLPPNLEPLGTSMS from the exons atggttgAACTTAGTTTTAAAGAGCGAAAGAAGGGTACAATCCTTAATGAATTTGATTATATGGAGAATTTTGACGAACTTGTAAATAGTgttaatgataaaattaaagaattaaaaaaaacaaatgattTATCCGAATTTGTTTATAAGTGTAAAGAGCTAGGTAAATATCTAGATAATCATAGAAAAGAGTGTGTAAAATGTTATGAAGGTGAATTTGTTCAAAGTCACTTAAATTTTGATAGCGTCATTCATCCATTATTATCAGAATTTACTAACTATGGTGGATGTCCTAGACACTGGAGAAATGAAGACGATGAACGTATTAACTTGATACgtgaattaaataaattttgcgAACAAAAGGAAG aacacttTAAATCAAAACAATCTATAATTGAGAAGTATTTTTCAGGATTCAGTCCCCAAATAAAACTTTTGTATGATTGTAATACAGCTGATTCTGCATTATTTGAGGATATTACTAATTACTGTAATAAATGCGTTCAAATAGTATCTGCTTCAATTGATGTGTCAAACGTACAATATTTCGTTACCGAAGGAATTCATACTCTTCCAGATGATAACTCACAATATGTTATTAATGATAAATCAGATTTAAATTATACCTCCAAAAAATATGGTTTAGGCAATATCCTTTATTATggagatattttttattatgatgaGCATGATGATATTCATACCGTTACACTAAAGGACTCATCGTGTACAGATAATACGTATAATATTGTACAAGTACCTACACCTAAGGTTAATCAGACTGTTCATGATACAGAAGTACCACAGAAACGTGAAATATCTGAGGTGTCTGCAGCATCTAAAATATCAGAGCAATTTGTTTCATCTcctattaataatattccAGAATCTGAAGAACCTTCTACATTAAATCATTATAAGGAAAATCAGTTGCCTCCTAATTTGGAACCGCTAGGGACCAGTATGTCCTGa